One genomic segment of Mycolicibacterium psychrotolerans includes these proteins:
- a CDS encoding TIGR03668 family PPOX class F420-dependent oxidoreductase, with translation MTPEQTVAAFAGAPVAALATVRPDATPHVVPVVFALAAGRDDLVYTAVDAKPKSTQRLRRLANIEHNSEVSLLVDHYDDDWARLWWVRADGTATIHRSGDEVALGYAQLRAKYPQYERVALNGPVVSIRIRRWASWGGG, from the coding sequence GTGACACCTGAGCAGACGGTCGCCGCGTTCGCCGGTGCGCCGGTGGCGGCTCTGGCCACGGTGCGCCCCGACGCCACACCGCACGTGGTGCCGGTCGTCTTCGCGCTGGCCGCGGGCCGCGACGATCTGGTGTACACCGCGGTCGACGCGAAGCCGAAGTCCACTCAGCGCCTGCGCCGGCTGGCCAACATCGAGCACAACTCCGAGGTCAGTCTGCTGGTCGACCACTACGATGACGACTGGGCGCGGCTGTGGTGGGTGCGCGCGGACGGGACCGCGACGATCCACCGGTCCGGTGACGAGGTGGCCCTGGGCTACGCGCAGTTGCGGGCGAAGTATCCGCAGTACGAACGGGTTGCGCTCAACGGGCCCGTCGTCAGCATCCGGATCCGGCGCTGGGCGTCCTGGGGTGGGGGCTAG
- a CDS encoding ABC transporter substrate-binding protein — MPTSASLFSRVVACAASALVVAGIAACAPPENKDSGAQTQSGGKAAEATSAQDFGGMDGLVEAAKGEGTLNVIALPPDWANYGAIIKAFSDKYGIKVTSAQPDASSQDEINAANQQKGRSSAPDVFDLGQSVALANTAMFAPYKVATFDDIPAAFKDPNGAWVNDYGGYMSIGFDSAKVPPVTNVNDLLKPEYRGKVALNGDPTQAGAAFSGVLMVALSQGGSADDIAPGVEFFRKLKQAGNFLPVDPTPATIESGQTPVVIDWNYTNSSETKKLPSWTVFVPPNNAVAGYYYQAINKDAPHPAAARLWQEFLYSDEGQNLFAQGGVRPVRADNMTAAGTLDKAVAAALPVVDGPVTVPTPQQTEAASKYLSENWAAAVG, encoded by the coding sequence ATGCCTACTTCCGCTTCACTGTTCTCCCGCGTCGTCGCGTGTGCCGCGTCCGCGCTCGTCGTGGCCGGGATCGCGGCGTGCGCGCCGCCGGAGAACAAGGATTCCGGCGCGCAGACCCAGTCCGGCGGCAAGGCCGCCGAGGCCACCTCGGCGCAGGACTTCGGCGGCATGGACGGCCTCGTCGAGGCGGCCAAGGGCGAGGGCACGCTCAATGTCATTGCGCTGCCGCCGGATTGGGCCAACTACGGCGCGATCATCAAGGCCTTCTCCGACAAGTACGGCATCAAGGTCACCTCGGCGCAGCCCGATGCGTCCAGCCAGGACGAGATCAACGCGGCCAACCAGCAGAAGGGCCGCAGCAGCGCACCCGACGTGTTCGACCTCGGCCAGTCGGTGGCGCTGGCGAACACGGCGATGTTCGCGCCGTACAAGGTCGCCACCTTCGACGACATCCCGGCCGCCTTCAAGGATCCCAATGGTGCCTGGGTCAACGACTACGGCGGCTACATGTCGATCGGCTTCGACTCCGCCAAGGTGCCGCCGGTGACGAACGTCAACGACCTGCTCAAGCCCGAGTACCGGGGCAAGGTCGCCCTCAACGGCGACCCCACGCAGGCCGGCGCCGCGTTCTCCGGTGTCCTGATGGTGGCGCTGTCCCAGGGCGGGTCGGCCGATGACATCGCCCCGGGTGTCGAGTTCTTCCGGAAACTCAAGCAGGCGGGCAACTTCCTGCCCGTCGACCCGACGCCTGCGACCATCGAGTCCGGGCAGACGCCGGTGGTGATCGACTGGAACTACACGAATTCATCTGAGACGAAGAAGCTTCCGTCCTGGACGGTGTTCGTGCCGCCGAACAACGCGGTGGCCGGCTACTACTACCAGGCGATCAACAAGGACGCCCCGCACCCCGCCGCCGCCCGACTCTGGCAGGAGTTCCTCTACAGCGACGAGGGGCAGAACCTGTTCGCCCAGGGCGGGGTCCGGCCGGTGCGGGCCGACAACATGACTGCCGCCGGAACCCTGGACAAGGCGGTCGCCGCGGCGCTGCCGGTGGTCGACGGACCCGTGACGGTGCCGACCCCGCAGCAGACCGAGGCCGCGTCGAAGTACCTTTCGGAGAACTGGGCCGCCGCGGTTGGCTGA
- a CDS encoding ABC transporter permease: MRRVRDGLPLLPFLAVVVVFLIIPTVTVVVSAVYVDGAISGARVAALFTGTALSALWNSVLLSGATAILGALLGAVMAWLIVSSPPTSMVRRAVLSLCSVLAQFGGVALAFAFLATVGLNGVLTLWVQQATGWNLAGSGWLYGLGGLILVYTYFQIPLMVIVFVPALEGLRDQWREAAVSLGASTWDYWREVAVPLLTPAFLGSALLLFANAFAAYATAAALVSQGSPILPLLIRASLVSEVVLGQAGFAYALALEMIVVVAVVMAAYNLLVRRSSRWLS; this comes from the coding sequence ATGCGCCGCGTGCGTGACGGCCTGCCGCTGCTGCCGTTCCTGGCGGTGGTCGTCGTCTTCCTGATCATCCCGACGGTCACCGTCGTGGTGAGCGCGGTGTATGTCGACGGGGCCATCTCGGGCGCCCGCGTCGCCGCGCTGTTCACCGGGACGGCACTGTCGGCACTGTGGAACAGCGTGCTGCTGTCGGGGGCCACCGCGATCCTCGGCGCGCTGCTCGGCGCGGTGATGGCGTGGCTGATCGTCAGCAGCCCGCCGACGTCGATGGTGCGTCGCGCGGTGCTGTCGCTGTGCAGCGTGCTGGCCCAGTTCGGCGGTGTGGCATTGGCTTTCGCGTTCCTCGCGACGGTCGGGCTGAACGGGGTGCTGACCCTGTGGGTGCAGCAGGCGACCGGCTGGAACCTCGCCGGGTCGGGTTGGCTGTACGGCCTGGGCGGGCTGATCCTGGTCTACACCTACTTCCAGATCCCGCTGATGGTGATCGTGTTCGTCCCGGCGCTGGAAGGTCTGCGCGACCAGTGGCGCGAAGCCGCCGTCAGCCTGGGCGCCTCGACGTGGGACTACTGGCGCGAGGTGGCGGTCCCGCTGCTGACGCCGGCGTTCCTCGGCTCGGCGTTGCTGTTGTTCGCCAACGCTTTTGCCGCGTACGCGACCGCGGCCGCACTGGTCAGTCAGGGCAGCCCGATCCTGCCGCTGCTGATCCGCGCCTCGCTGGTCAGCGAGGTGGTGCTGGGCCAGGCCGGGTTCGCCTACGCGCTGGCGCTGGAGATGATCGTCGTCGTGGCCGTCGTCATGGCGGCCTACAACCTGTTGGTGCGCCGCAGTTCCCGGTGGTTGTCGTGA
- a CDS encoding ABC transporter permease, with product MADFSTRNLLSGGRTWQAWANLVSDEALYRAIVVSLSLAALTVAAMLILLVPTMIWVRLRAPWAKGLVEFLCLLPLTIPALVIVVGLRNVYLWVTYLLGESPLTLTFVYVVVVLPFSYRAIDAALSAIDLQTLSEAARSLGAGWATTIARVVVPNIWSGILSAAFISIAVVLGEFTIASLSGYETLQVQIVLIGKSDGPTSVAASLATLLFGFALLLILSLVTRGRRHQTGVTL from the coding sequence ATGGCGGACTTCTCGACCCGCAACCTGCTCTCCGGCGGGCGCACGTGGCAGGCGTGGGCCAACCTGGTGAGCGACGAGGCGCTGTACCGGGCGATCGTCGTGTCGCTGTCGCTGGCGGCGCTGACCGTGGCCGCGATGCTGATCCTGTTGGTGCCGACCATGATCTGGGTGCGGCTGCGGGCGCCGTGGGCCAAGGGGCTGGTGGAGTTCCTGTGCCTGCTGCCGTTGACCATCCCGGCGCTGGTAATCGTCGTCGGGTTGCGCAACGTCTACCTGTGGGTGACCTACCTGCTGGGGGAGTCGCCGCTGACGCTGACGTTCGTCTACGTCGTGGTGGTGTTGCCGTTCTCCTACCGCGCCATCGACGCGGCGCTCTCGGCGATCGATCTGCAGACGCTGTCGGAGGCGGCGCGGTCGCTGGGTGCGGGCTGGGCGACCACGATCGCCCGCGTGGTGGTGCCGAACATCTGGTCGGGCATCCTGTCGGCGGCGTTCATCTCGATCGCCGTCGTGCTCGGCGAGTTCACGATCGCATCGTTGTCGGGCTACGAGACGCTGCAGGTGCAGATCGTGCTGATCGGCAAGAGCGACGGGCCGACCTCGGTGGCGGCGTCGCTGGCCACGCTGCTGTTCGGGTTCGCGCTGCTGCTGATCCTGTCGCTGGTCACCCGGGGACGCCGCCATCAGACGGGAGTGACGCTGTGA